GATCGCGGCGACGGCCTGTCGAGCGAGCATCGTCGCGACGAACCGGGTCGAGACCTCCCGTGCGACCGTGATCACGGGCACGTTGCAGCCGAATCCCATGACGACGCGGACGAGGTCCCGACCGGTGAGACCGACCCGTCGCATGACCGGGTGGAGCGCGGTCGTCACCCGCATCGTGAGCCCGCTGGCTGAGTACGCTCGGATAAAGAGCGCGAAGATGAGCATCGTCGGCAGGGCCCAGACGAACAGGAACGGCCCCATCGAGAGCAGGCCGTAGCCCCCGCCCAGCACGGCCGCGAGCGGCCCTGGTAGCGTTTCCGTCCAGTCGATCGCGGGCTCGAGTGCGCTCCCCACGATCGGGTCGAGTTCGCCCGCGACGGTGTTTGCGAACCAGACGGCGACGGCGGCGGGAGCCAGGAGCACGAGCGCGCTCACGACCGGGCCGAGAACCGGCCGCTCGAAGATCCGTGCAGGTGGCTCGATCTGCCAGCCCGTTTGAACGCCGGTTTCGCCGGGCAGTTTGCCGCCGGCAGAAGAGGTACTCGAGTGCCGAATCGCGGCCAGCACGTCGCGGCCGTCGGCCGCCAGCGCCGAGTAGTCGACCGCCGCGCCGTCGGTCTCGGTTCGGACGCCGCCGTCCGCCGCGACGCGATCGAGGGCTCGCGCGTCGACGGGCATCACGGGGACCGCGAGGTCGGACTCGAGGTCCGCGATCACCCCTCTGGCCTCGTCGACCGCCTCGACTCGATCCCAGTGGGTGACGACCACCGCACCCCCCGTCCCTCCACGAGCGGCAGAAGATCGTCGAGGTCCCGGTCGAGATCGGTCGCCGGAACGACGAGCACGACCGTTTCAGCCCGATCGAGGCTGTCCAACGCCTTCCGCGTCGTCTCGGTATCCGCCTCGAGCGTGATCCCGGGAGTGTCGACGATCTCGAGGTCGTCCGTTCGGTAGACCTCGCTCGAGACCGTCGACCCGCCGACGTTCTCGTCGGCCGGGGCAGCGCCCGTAAGCCCCGCCGCGAGCGCCGACTTCCCGACACTCTCCTTGCCGATCAGCACGACCCGTTCGCGGTCCGTATCAGTCATTCAGCGCTGTTCCCCCGTTTCCGACGGCGGCGCGTGACTCTCGGTGCATTCTCGACCGGGTATCGCCACGCCAATTTAATAATACTACCGTCTAAGATAATAACTAATAATAGATTGGGAGTACCACTGTTAACCGAATGCCCGACAACTCGATTCCTGTTACGGTACTGTCCGGGATCCTCAGCGCCGGCAAGACGACGCGGCCGAGAGGGCAGACACGGACGACGCAGCCGAGGGGCGGAAACCGACGACGAGCACGAACACGATCACGACACGACGGAGGAACTGGGCATTGTGGACTGAGACGAACCCACCATGACTGACGGGAACACGGACTCCGACACCGACTCGAGTACAGATACCGACACGACGCCGCTCGGTCCGCAGTCGGACGACGGCGACGTCTCGCCGTGCTATCGGGCCTACGTCGAACGCAACGACCACCGGCCGGACGTCTGTACCATCTATTCGGCGGTAACCGCCGGTTCGATCGAGGAGACGTGGATCAGGGCGAACGGCTCGGCGTTCGTCTCTCGAGACGAGGTCCGATAGCGGCCGTTCGAAGGTCGTCCGGGTGCCAGGAGCCGACGGACTGTCGATCGATGTCGTCGCACGTTCGACCGTTGCCGGCACTGTAGCGCTTGTGCTTTTTGTACCTGTGCGTCGTAAGTCGATACTGGCCATGTCCTACACCTGTTCGACCTGTGACGACTCGTTCCAGTCCGCTGCCGGCGTCACCCAGCACGTCGCGCTTCACCACAACACCTGCGCCGTCTGTGACGACTCGTTCGACGAGACCGACGAACTCCGCGAGCACGTTCACGAAACGCACTGACGATCGAGTGAAACACCAACGAGCGACCCGCTGACGACCGACTGCGGTACCACTCCGTCACCGATTTCCGCGGACGCCGAAGCCCCTATCGTGGATCGTGTCGACCGTTTCGGTTCTCTCCCCCCTTCTCAACAGTCGCAGTACTCCGGCTCGCAGCATTCGAGGTCCTCAAGGACCATCTGTTTCTCGCGATAGGCCTCGAGCGGTTCGGTGTCGACGCCGAGTCGATCACCGACGGTTTCGGCGACGACGGCGAACCGCTGGCGGAACTTGTAGATGAAGCAGAACTGCTGGCCGTTGTGAGCAACCTGCGGGCCGACGAGGAACAGTCCCGGTGTCTCGGTCGACTCGCCGCGGTCGGTGAGGTCGGGACATCCGCTGTCGTCGAACGCAAACCGGTCGTCGACGAGCGAGAGACCCCCCACGAATCCCGTCGCGAGGATCGGTGGCGTGCTCGAGCGAACCCGATCGCCGTCCTCGGTAACGACGGCGTACCCGTCGCTATCGAGATCGATATCGGACTCCGCCGGCGAGGCTTGTTTGATTCGCTCGACGCGCGCGTCGGTGACGAGGTCGATCGGTCGGCCGGCCTCGAGCGCCGACTCGAGTCGTTCCGTCGTTCGGGGCGATAGCACCTCGCTGGGATCGGGGCTGCGGTACTGCTACGGGCCGTCGTCGTCCAGTACGGTGACCGAGAGCCCGGCATCGGCCAGGCCGAGTGCGGCATCGATGCCGCTCTCCGCGCCGCCGATGATCACGACGTCGTCCGCGGCGGGGGTCGCGACACCGGCGCCGTCGGCCGCGACCGGTGACGACGATGACGGTTCCTCCGACTCCACCTCGGTGTCGGAACCGGGGGTTGCAGCGTCGGAATCGATCGAGTGTCGCTCAGCGTGGGCCGACCACGAATCGATCGTCGACACGTGAACCGCGTGGGACGCGCCCGGAATCGATCCGCTCGAGGGGTACTGGTACTGCCCCGCTGCCCAGACGACGTACCGAGCGGTAACGGATCCCTGGCTGGTCTCGAGTGTAAACCCGCCCCGGTTCGAGCCGCCAGTTCCGTCGGGTTCGTCTCCGCGTTGCTCGTCCGCGGACCCGTCGTCGGGAACGACGGCCTTGACGTCGACGCCGGTCTCGATCGGGAGCTCGTGAAACTCCGCGACCGCCTCGAGGTAGTCGGCGTACTGATCGCCGGTCGGGTGCTCGCGGTCCAGCGCGAGCGCGGGCGACGTATCGAGCGTGATCGCGTTCAGATCGCGCACGCCGAAGGCGTTGGCCGGAAACGACGGCGTCAGGAGTCGCATCTCGTCGGGCCACTGTCGGAACGAGGAACCGATACGGTCGTGCTCGAAGACGGCGTACTCGAGGTCGAGGCGTTCGAACCCCACTGCAGCCCCGATTCCGGCGGGGCCAGCACCGACGATCGCGACATCGATGGTTCGTGGGAGCGTCATTCGGTGCTAGCAACAGCCCC
Above is a window of Natronorubrum tibetense GA33 DNA encoding:
- a CDS encoding nucleoside recognition domain-containing protein — protein: MVVTHWDRVEAVDEARGVIADLESDLAVPVMPVDARALDRVAADGGVRTETDGAAVDYSALAADGRDVLAAIRHSSTSSAGGKLPGETGVQTGWQIEPPARIFERPVLGPVVSALVLLAPAAVAVWFANTVAGELDPIVGSALEPAIDWTETLPGPLAAVLGGGYGLLSMGPFLFVWALPTMLIFALFIRAYSASGLTMRVTTALHPVMRRVGLTGRDLVRVVMGFGCNVPVITVAREVSTRFVATMLARQAVAAIGFALVIAWGGRLLF
- a CDS encoding GTPase domain-containing protein; the protein is MTDTDRERVVLIGKESVGKSALAAGLTGAAPADENVGGSTVSSEVYRTDDLEIVDTPGITLEADTETTRKALDSLDRAETVVLVVPATDLDRDLDDLLPLVEGRGVRWSSPTGIESRRSTRPEG
- a CDS encoding DUF7511 domain-containing protein, coding for MTDGNTDSDTDSSTDTDTTPLGPQSDDGDVSPCYRAYVERNDHRPDVCTIYSAVTAGSIEETWIRANGSAFVSRDEVR
- a CDS encoding C2H2-type zinc finger protein is translated as MSYTCSTCDDSFQSAAGVTQHVALHHNTCAVCDDSFDETDELREHVHETH